The following proteins come from a genomic window of Gimesia chilikensis:
- a CDS encoding DinB family protein, giving the protein MDLLDRLLGHDSWTTRQLLEICATLSDEQLDQEFDIGHRSLRATLHHIISNMEIWSLLMAGEPIERQTTQSVSGMLRRLIVAEARLQKIASKVKAENGWDEVWIDILNDPPKEKPFGTALAHIITHSMHHRAQVLYMLRLSGVQPLPEGDVFSWETQTKVH; this is encoded by the coding sequence ATGGACCTGCTCGATCGCTTACTGGGACACGATTCCTGGACCACTCGTCAGTTACTGGAAATATGCGCAACGCTTTCGGACGAACAGCTCGATCAGGAATTTGACATTGGGCATCGCTCTTTGAGAGCCACCTTGCACCATATCATCAGCAATATGGAAATCTGGTCGTTACTGATGGCAGGAGAACCCATCGAACGGCAAACAACTCAATCGGTTTCAGGCATGCTGCGTCGCCTCATCGTTGCTGAAGCCAGGCTCCAGAAAATCGCCAGTAAAGTCAAAGCAGAAAACGGCTGGGATGAGGTCTGGATCGACATCCTGAATGACCCACCCAAGGAAAAACCGTTCGGCACCGCCCTGGCTCACATCATCACCCACAGCATGCATCACCGCGCCCAGGTACTTTATATGCTTCGGCTTTCGGGCGTACAACCTCTGCCGGAAGGGGATGTATTCAGTTGGGAAACACAAACGAAAGTCCATTAA
- a CDS encoding FAD-dependent oxidoreductase produces the protein MRILIVGAGIGGMTLAALLKQRGYHPTLIERAPDFEHAGYMLGLWPLGYRVLHGLGLYEQFAAETLECRHYEVRDNHGELVKHWSMAPISDRFGPNLSCTRPQLIKLLHSAIDDLDLRFNTTLDTLYDDGETATVAFSDGRTETFDLVVGADGIHSKVRQMIFGDQPYYHTNWGGWVWWVGLDQVPQETFIEHWGAGRFFGIYPTTQGAGIYAGAPVTDDFSQPGPGRNQRIRDRFAGMGELVETCLESLPDDNSDLFFWKLSDVRAKEWTRGRVVLLGDAAAGFLPTAGIGASMAMESAAVLADELSRTNTQFLEHALALYVKRRQHRVESTQNDSRHLAKMMFIKSATVSHIRDVATKFYSLEQLAGSIAKAFDEPI, from the coding sequence ATGCGAATACTTATCGTCGGAGCCGGTATCGGAGGGATGACGCTGGCGGCGCTGCTCAAACAGCGTGGATATCATCCCACACTCATCGAACGTGCCCCTGATTTTGAACACGCCGGCTACATGCTGGGACTCTGGCCCCTCGGTTATCGGGTGCTGCATGGCCTGGGTCTCTATGAACAGTTCGCCGCCGAGACTCTCGAATGCAGACATTACGAAGTCCGCGATAATCATGGCGAACTCGTCAAGCACTGGTCGATGGCACCGATCTCGGATCGCTTCGGTCCCAACCTGAGTTGCACGCGTCCCCAGTTGATCAAGCTCCTGCATTCGGCTATCGACGATCTCGATCTCCGTTTCAATACCACTCTGGATACGCTTTACGACGACGGCGAGACGGCAACCGTTGCATTCAGCGATGGCCGAACCGAAACATTCGATCTCGTCGTCGGAGCCGACGGCATTCATTCGAAGGTGCGACAGATGATCTTCGGCGATCAACCTTATTACCACACTAACTGGGGTGGCTGGGTCTGGTGGGTCGGCCTGGATCAAGTGCCGCAGGAAACCTTCATCGAACACTGGGGCGCGGGCCGCTTCTTCGGGATCTACCCCACAACTCAAGGCGCGGGCATTTATGCCGGCGCGCCGGTGACCGACGACTTCAGTCAGCCGGGGCCGGGTCGCAATCAGAGAATTCGAGACCGGTTCGCCGGGATGGGAGAACTGGTCGAGACCTGCCTGGAGTCGCTTCCCGATGACAATTCAGATCTCTTCTTCTGGAAACTCTCCGACGTGCGAGCCAAAGAGTGGACCCGCGGCCGCGTGGTGCTGCTGGGTGATGCGGCAGCTGGCTTCCTCCCCACCGCCGGTATTGGAGCTTCAATGGCAATGGAGTCTGCAGCAGTTCTGGCCGATGAACTCTCCCGCACCAATACGCAGTTCCTGGAACATGCCCTCGCGCTGTATGTCAAACGCCGCCAGCATCGCGTGGAGAGCACCCAGAACGACTCGCGCCACCTGGCAAAGATGATGTTCATCAAATCCGCCACCGTCTCGCACATCCGCGACGTCGCCACGAAATTCTATTCCCTCGAACAACTGGCCGGTTCGATCGCGAAAGCGTTTGACGAACCGATCTGA
- a CDS encoding DUF4177 domain-containing protein: protein MAIFICSECGHTEETPEEYIGKKARCLSCQTMGTVQAKPPAPPRQSPQPVVKESSAAPPPQDFVKEETPVPQAPASASRSNSLTFVLIGLVAAILVIQLLSIRLNMPASVQWEYKIVSPKDSVIIEELDDLGEQGWEVVTARRASGYNDSYSYEMILKRAK, encoded by the coding sequence ATGGCTATTTTTATCTGTTCCGAATGCGGACATACCGAAGAAACACCCGAAGAATATATTGGTAAAAAAGCTCGCTGCCTTAGCTGTCAGACGATGGGAACGGTCCAGGCCAAACCACCTGCCCCTCCTCGGCAGTCTCCCCAACCCGTGGTGAAGGAGTCGAGTGCCGCTCCGCCTCCTCAGGATTTTGTGAAAGAGGAGACGCCTGTCCCCCAGGCACCAGCGTCTGCCTCCAGGTCAAATTCACTTACATTCGTGCTGATTGGACTGGTGGCTGCTATACTTGTCATTCAATTGCTGAGTATCCGGCTCAACATGCCTGCATCAGTCCAGTGGGAATATAAGATTGTTTCCCCTAAAGACTCCGTCATCATTGAGGAACTCGATGACCTGGGTGAACAAGGCTGGGAAGTTGTGACAGCCAGACGCGCTTCAGGCTACAATGACTCGTACTCATATGAAATGATTTTGAAGCGGGCTAAATAG
- a CDS encoding 3-hydroxyacyl-ACP dehydratase FabZ family protein codes for MQTYRHEFPSVEDYLHHRAPYLMVDDIQSISDSEIVTSRRVTGEEYFLQGHFPGAPVVPGAMMQEMTTQSAGILIAARYNPMPEYNTHDPHFNEYALGVLVKVEQARFKGFARPGDQLEIRVNLNERLSGIFDFRATIAVGDKIIMRNRFQLTNIESSVLTGPVGV; via the coding sequence ATGCAAACATACCGCCACGAATTTCCGTCCGTTGAAGACTACCTGCACCACCGGGCCCCTTATTTGATGGTCGATGACATCCAGTCGATTTCGGACAGTGAGATTGTCACCTCCCGGCGAGTCACGGGTGAGGAGTATTTTCTGCAGGGGCACTTTCCGGGGGCACCCGTGGTGCCGGGAGCGATGATGCAGGAAATGACCACGCAATCCGCGGGTATCCTCATCGCGGCACGCTATAATCCGATGCCGGAATATAACACTCACGATCCGCACTTTAATGAGTATGCCCTGGGTGTGCTGGTCAAGGTGGAACAGGCCCGCTTTAAAGGCTTCGCCCGCCCCGGTGATCAGCTGGAAATCCGGGTGAATCTGAACGAGCGGTTGAGTGGGATCTTCGATTTCCGCGCGACAATCGCTGTCGGGGACAAGATCATCATGCGGAACCGCTTTCAGCTGACGAACATCGAATCCAGTGTGTTGACCGGTCCGGTCGGGGTGTAG
- a CDS encoding Hsp70 family protein — MTHMIGIDLGTSNSLCAVFEDGQPRLIPNALNSFLTPSVISVSEDNRVLVGAAAKEMRVTQPERCAWVFKRLMGTEQSVKIGTHTFTAPEMSSLVLQSLKQDAEAYLGTPVEDAIITVPAYFNDHQRNATKLAGELAGLNVRRIINEPTAAALTYGFHDRGADKRLIVIDLGGGTFDVTAMEVFEGTLEIISTAGESMLGGEDFTDRILAWTLSTQKMQLEVAEMKAPLLVARLKQECEAAKHAFATASEARIRFPDVQGEITEQSPVITISQEQFQKLSEPLIKRLSRPIARAVRDSRIPPQEFTDVILVGGATRMEVVRSFVRSFFDTEPLCSYNPDEVVALGAAVQAALIQDDQAVDDMVMTDICPFTLGTEVIKEFGQRKVDGYFLPVIHRNTTIPVSREEVVFTVSPNQRQVAVGVYQGESRKVEDNLFLGKLEVKGIPPGPAGKPVHLRFTYDLNGILEVEAYVPETGKKSTLILTQHARLSSSKEIKSAVKKLQALKFYPRDDVRNQHLLSFAERVIGEVSPYQREDLESMIDQFEHAMSSGDREYFDSVRQNLLTSLAALGFHYDEEEGRERES; from the coding sequence ATGACACATATGATTGGTATCGACCTGGGAACCTCCAACTCCCTGTGTGCCGTCTTTGAAGATGGTCAGCCCAGGCTCATCCCTAACGCCCTTAACTCGTTTCTGACGCCTTCTGTCATCAGTGTTTCGGAGGACAATCGCGTGCTCGTGGGCGCTGCCGCCAAGGAGATGCGGGTCACGCAACCCGAACGCTGTGCGTGGGTTTTCAAACGACTCATGGGGACCGAGCAGAGCGTGAAAATCGGCACGCATACCTTCACCGCGCCGGAGATGTCGAGCCTGGTTCTGCAGTCACTCAAGCAGGATGCAGAAGCCTATCTGGGAACCCCGGTGGAGGATGCCATCATTACGGTTCCCGCTTATTTCAACGATCATCAGCGGAATGCCACCAAGCTGGCCGGAGAGCTGGCCGGTCTGAATGTCAGACGTATCATCAATGAACCGACGGCAGCAGCACTCACCTATGGTTTTCACGATCGAGGAGCCGACAAGCGACTGATTGTCATCGACCTCGGCGGCGGCACGTTCGATGTCACCGCGATGGAAGTCTTCGAAGGAACTCTGGAAATCATCTCCACTGCAGGCGAGAGCATGCTGGGTGGCGAAGACTTTACCGATCGCATTCTGGCCTGGACACTCAGCACACAGAAAATGCAACTGGAGGTGGCTGAAATGAAAGCCCCCCTGCTCGTCGCACGACTCAAGCAGGAATGCGAGGCTGCTAAACATGCCTTTGCGACAGCTTCGGAAGCCAGAATTCGTTTCCCTGATGTGCAGGGCGAAATTACCGAGCAGTCTCCGGTCATTACGATTTCACAGGAACAGTTCCAGAAACTGAGCGAACCATTAATCAAACGGCTCTCGCGGCCCATCGCCCGGGCCGTTCGGGATTCGCGGATTCCGCCTCAAGAATTCACAGACGTGATCCTGGTCGGCGGTGCCACCCGGATGGAAGTGGTCCGCTCGTTTGTGCGCTCCTTCTTCGACACCGAGCCTCTCTGTTCTTATAACCCGGACGAAGTTGTGGCACTCGGCGCTGCAGTGCAGGCAGCGTTGATCCAGGATGACCAGGCCGTCGACGACATGGTGATGACCGACATCTGTCCCTTCACGCTGGGAACGGAGGTCATCAAGGAATTTGGCCAGCGAAAGGTGGACGGCTATTTCCTGCCCGTGATTCATCGAAATACCACCATTCCGGTCTCCCGCGAAGAAGTAGTATTTACCGTCTCACCCAATCAGCGGCAGGTTGCTGTCGGCGTCTACCAGGGGGAATCGCGCAAAGTCGAAGACAATCTCTTCCTGGGCAAACTGGAGGTCAAAGGGATTCCCCCCGGACCAGCCGGCAAACCCGTGCATCTACGGTTCACGTATGACTTAAACGGCATTCTGGAGGTCGAAGCCTACGTCCCGGAAACCGGTAAGAAATCAACGCTCATACTCACTCAACACGCCCGGCTCTCCTCCAGTAAAGAGATCAAGTCGGCCGTGAAGAAGTTGCAGGCGCTCAAATTTTACCCGCGGGACGATGTGCGCAATCAGCATCTGCTCTCCTTTGCGGAGCGGGTCATCGGCGAAGTCAGCCCTTACCAGCGAGAAGATCTGGAATCCATGATCGATCAGTTCGAGCATGCGATGTCTTCGGGCGATCGCGAATATTTCGACTCCGTACGTCAGAATCTGTTAACCTCCCTGGCAGCCCTGGGGTTCCACTACGATGAAGAGGAAGGCCGGGAACGCGAATCATGA
- a CDS encoding carboxypeptidase regulatory-like domain-containing protein: MSWHPLIDPTLSSRLCLTLLHSLWQITLVALLVWCIDRLWKSLAVEQRYTLYVSALVLACLSLPINFQWLRVTDTNQAELSQSGTPAVSGSVPSGLPAASPELELPAEPLPVPPRASFTETADSPNQRTTSSLATGRLLITPTPFDWRVLTPWLVAFYLAGVVLMLLRLLAGHLRIARVRAAATPVSTGPCVEFLTRLTEQWNLKVRPALTCAEQIVVPQVTGLLRPTILLPVSVISSLSAGELELILTHELAHIRRYDLWINLLQRMAEVILFFNPALWYLSQRISLLREYCCDDMTCRIEAEDHRSLETARVVYSTALLRVAELAYRSRLSEPQLTSLSAAGKSPSEIRRRVARLFGEPLHEPLPVSRVGFCTLLFLMLSLPVFLFLTSTTAQTAEQEQPPEKTVTESQDTKPETDTRAVKDTERLFQLTVVDSTGKPVPHATVEIRSDPSPTAEQIVRGKFLREATYGPFAQTNEQGELFFKIPQRMKRFNLSIKKTDFGPYWAGWSTSNHPESIPGKFTAKLDAGWSVGGVVVDEAGKPIAGAQVSPGVKYKKRPGDTSELYVGTRITTDAKGRWQFHYVPQSESEVFLSVNHPEFSPWRERISRDQFEVRKNRGPSAKVELQRGLDITGSVTDEKGAPISGALVRTKFMNDIRKATTDEHGIYVLTGCEPRLTRVVVSAKGRAPEVQEVRVKPDMDPVDFKLVPGRKIRVRVVDEQGKGIPRARIFFQQWRGSWLGVFFEFSYVHQYTDKNGVWEWDEAPVDEFQADIYRPGGMSLSRQTLIAREKEYVFTPPQALVASGRVIDSQTKEPIKKFQVTTGFRDSHPQSRVIWNTTDAFEAQGGSYQVRITRDEPAHFIKLAALGYRVAVSRQLKNDEGTVKVDFELEPAQDIAATVLTPDHQPAKESKVAVGVKDSFIRIQNGDIRENSTYATFVRTDAQGRFHTPAPNGPFQLIITHPTGFAHYKSDSGPLPDPLKLTPWARVEGQFQIGKTPAPKVPLEIQSYNYFPYGDDGPSITIQHRTSTGSDGKFLFERVWPGRGYLGREISFMVNDGVSDPISSILLPLDFKAGKTVAQNLGGTGRPVIGKLAPPANHKGKVLWQFTLINGHRFLDPPPGMLAVEEMQKHPQNYQTWYKNWKASNRYADEKAIYKQYTADQEKLLSETPHFKASIATDGSFRIDDVPPGNYALSAHCYEQKKAGFPGHLINHIFTVPPVDQSGNKDPVDLGTLTLE; encoded by the coding sequence ATGAGCTGGCACCCTCTGATCGATCCGACATTAAGCAGCCGCCTCTGCCTGACACTGTTGCACTCCCTCTGGCAGATCACCCTGGTGGCCCTGCTGGTCTGGTGCATTGACCGGCTCTGGAAATCGCTGGCCGTGGAACAGCGTTATACACTTTATGTTTCGGCACTGGTGCTGGCCTGCCTTTCGCTGCCGATCAACTTTCAATGGCTGCGAGTGACGGACACCAATCAGGCTGAACTCAGCCAGTCAGGCACCCCGGCAGTCTCCGGGTCTGTGCCCTCCGGGTTACCTGCCGCCAGCCCGGAACTGGAATTACCAGCAGAGCCGCTGCCTGTACCGCCCCGGGCTTCATTCACAGAGACAGCCGATTCCCCGAATCAGCGCACAACTTCATCCCTGGCAACAGGTCGACTCCTCATCACACCGACTCCGTTTGACTGGAGAGTACTGACTCCCTGGCTCGTTGCATTCTACCTGGCAGGCGTTGTGCTGATGCTGCTGCGACTGCTGGCTGGCCATTTACGCATCGCCCGTGTGCGTGCCGCAGCCACACCAGTCTCGACAGGTCCCTGCGTGGAATTTCTCACCCGTCTGACGGAACAATGGAACCTGAAGGTCCGCCCCGCGCTGACCTGTGCCGAACAGATCGTCGTTCCACAGGTGACAGGCCTGCTCCGCCCGACGATCCTTTTACCTGTGTCCGTCATCAGCAGTCTCTCAGCCGGTGAACTGGAACTGATTCTGACCCACGAACTGGCTCACATCAGACGATATGATCTCTGGATCAATCTCCTGCAGCGCATGGCGGAGGTCATCCTCTTTTTCAATCCCGCACTCTGGTATCTCAGCCAGCGAATCAGTCTCCTGCGAGAATACTGTTGTGACGATATGACCTGCCGGATTGAAGCCGAGGATCACCGTTCACTCGAGACAGCCCGCGTCGTCTACTCCACAGCCCTGCTCCGGGTTGCGGAACTGGCGTATCGCAGCCGCCTTTCCGAACCGCAGCTGACCTCGCTCTCTGCTGCCGGCAAATCGCCTTCCGAAATCCGCCGTCGCGTGGCGCGCCTGTTTGGAGAACCGCTCCATGAACCGCTGCCCGTCTCGCGAGTGGGCTTCTGTACCCTTTTGTTCTTGATGCTGTCCCTGCCGGTGTTTCTGTTTCTGACTTCCACCACGGCGCAAACAGCAGAGCAGGAACAACCCCCTGAAAAGACCGTTACTGAATCACAAGACACGAAACCGGAAACGGACACAAGAGCAGTCAAGGACACAGAACGGCTGTTTCAACTGACGGTTGTCGACTCCACCGGTAAACCAGTGCCGCATGCGACGGTCGAAATTCGCAGCGATCCTTCGCCCACAGCAGAGCAGATCGTCCGCGGCAAATTTCTGCGCGAAGCGACCTACGGTCCTTTCGCGCAAACGAACGAACAGGGGGAACTGTTCTTCAAAATTCCGCAGAGGATGAAGCGATTCAACCTCAGTATTAAAAAAACAGACTTCGGCCCCTACTGGGCCGGCTGGAGTACCAGTAATCATCCTGAGTCTATACCTGGGAAGTTTACCGCAAAACTCGACGCAGGCTGGTCGGTGGGAGGCGTTGTGGTAGACGAAGCCGGTAAGCCGATTGCAGGTGCCCAGGTTTCTCCCGGTGTGAAATATAAAAAACGGCCCGGTGATACAAGTGAATTATATGTTGGCACAAGGATCACCACCGATGCCAAAGGGCGTTGGCAATTTCATTATGTACCTCAATCAGAATCAGAGGTCTTTCTCTCCGTCAATCACCCGGAGTTCAGTCCCTGGAGAGAGCGCATCTCGCGTGATCAATTCGAAGTCAGGAAAAACAGGGGGCCCTCTGCGAAAGTCGAATTACAGCGGGGCCTTGATATCACAGGTAGTGTGACCGACGAAAAAGGTGCCCCCATTTCCGGCGCCCTCGTCAGAACGAAATTTATGAATGACATTCGAAAAGCCACCACGGACGAACATGGAATCTATGTACTCACCGGTTGTGAGCCGCGTCTGACCAGGGTCGTCGTCTCAGCCAAAGGTCGTGCGCCGGAAGTGCAGGAAGTTCGGGTAAAACCCGACATGGATCCGGTTGATTTTAAACTGGTACCAGGTCGAAAAATCCGGGTCCGCGTGGTTGATGAACAGGGGAAGGGAATTCCCAGGGCACGTATCTTCTTCCAGCAGTGGCGCGGCTCGTGGCTCGGTGTCTTTTTTGAATTTAGCTACGTCCATCAATACACGGATAAAAACGGCGTCTGGGAATGGGATGAGGCACCCGTCGATGAATTCCAGGCCGACATCTACCGACCAGGTGGAATGTCCCTCAGCCGACAGACGTTGATAGCTCGTGAGAAGGAATATGTATTTACTCCTCCTCAAGCGCTGGTTGCTTCAGGACGTGTCATCGATTCCCAAACGAAAGAGCCGATCAAAAAGTTTCAAGTAACCACCGGCTTTCGTGACTCACACCCTCAATCCCGTGTGATCTGGAATACAACTGATGCTTTCGAAGCACAGGGCGGCAGCTACCAGGTGCGAATCACCCGAGATGAACCGGCTCATTTTATCAAGTTGGCGGCTCTCGGTTATCGAGTGGCCGTTTCGCGTCAGCTGAAAAACGATGAAGGCACCGTCAAGGTGGACTTCGAACTTGAGCCCGCACAAGATATTGCAGCAACGGTTTTGACTCCGGATCACCAACCCGCTAAAGAATCCAAAGTCGCCGTGGGAGTGAAAGACAGTTTTATCCGCATTCAAAACGGGGACATTCGCGAGAACTCCACTTATGCCACATTTGTCCGCACTGATGCTCAAGGACGCTTTCACACACCCGCCCCAAATGGGCCATTCCAGTTAATCATCACACATCCGACCGGTTTCGCGCATTATAAATCAGACTCCGGTCCACTCCCTGATCCACTTAAACTGACTCCCTGGGCACGGGTCGAAGGTCAGTTCCAGATCGGTAAGACACCGGCACCGAAAGTACCTTTGGAGATCCAGAGCTACAATTATTTCCCCTATGGAGATGATGGCCCCAGTATCACCATTCAACATCGCACCAGTACCGGCTCCGATGGCAAGTTTCTATTTGAGCGCGTCTGGCCAGGTAGAGGCTATCTTGGTCGTGAGATCAGTTTCATGGTAAATGATGGCGTTTCCGATCCGATCTCGTCGATTCTGCTGCCGCTGGATTTCAAAGCAGGTAAAACAGTCGCACAGAACCTGGGTGGCACGGGCCGTCCTGTGATCGGGAAACTGGCTCCCCCCGCAAATCACAAGGGGAAAGTACTCTGGCAATTCACCCTGATTAACGGACATCGTTTTCTCGATCCCCCTCCCGGGATGCTGGCTGTCGAAGAAATGCAAAAGCATCCGCAGAATTACCAGACCTGGTATAAAAACTGGAAGGCTTCGAATCGCTATGCAGATGAGAAAGCGATTTATAAGCAATACACGGCAGATCAGGAAAAACTGCTGTCTGAAACTCCCCACTTCAAAGCCAGCATTGCTACCGACGGTTCCTTCCGCATTGATGATGTACCGCCCGGTAATTACGCCTTAAGTGCTCACTGCTACGAACAGAAGAAAGCCGGCTTTCCTGGTCATCTTATCAATCACATCTTCACCGTCCCTCCCGTGGACCAGTCGGGCAACAAAGACCCCGTTGACCTGGGCACGCTCACGCTGGAATAA
- a CDS encoding BlaI/MecI/CopY family transcriptional regulator encodes MMARPVSEHPTDLELEILKILWSTSPLTVREVRDQLETSAGRPLTHSSVITILNIMYRKGYVKREKAGKSFQFSPAQEKQTVTGSIMGDLLTRVFDGSSSDLVLNLLETAELDSDELAELRKLITRKAKELKE; translated from the coding sequence ATGATGGCACGTCCCGTCTCCGAACATCCGACCGATCTGGAGTTGGAAATTCTCAAGATCCTCTGGTCTACTTCGCCGCTGACGGTGCGGGAAGTCAGGGATCAACTTGAAACCAGTGCCGGCCGCCCTTTGACGCACAGCTCTGTGATCACGATTTTAAACATCATGTACCGCAAGGGTTATGTAAAACGCGAGAAGGCCGGTAAATCGTTTCAGTTCTCTCCGGCCCAGGAAAAGCAGACCGTCACAGGCAGCATCATGGGAGATCTGTTGACCCGCGTGTTTGACGGTTCTTCCAGCGACCTGGTGCTGAATCTCCTCGAAACGGCTGAGCTCGATTCCGACGAACTGGCCGAACTCCGCAAGCTGATCACGCGCAAGGCAAAGGAGCTGAAAGAATGA
- a CDS encoding AI-2E family transporter, producing the protein MTEPEASSSTAVMLSRTITTLVVVVVLAAALVITWEIILTLFLAVLFAVFLTFASNSLSRVLPIPYQGSLALLVTTLVLLSAGTTALFFVQIEHQVQEASQQIERGTEKIQKWAEEYTTVKSVIQSTPYLSQSLLPASDSQKKKHDSSPSEDSKSPEQTDDSPQKKSEKSQQTDLNSLAQPAKQAASFVGQMFRTTFGLVVNSVLILFVGLFLATAPATYRDGVVILFAPERRERIRQLMNQLGDTLWHWLIGRFGSMLVTGLGAWLVLLLIGVPMAGTLGFLTGLLTFIPNIGAAISFILAILVALPQGTTTAALVIPAYIGLQLLESYVITPLIQKQQVSLPPALLISFQAIMGVLFGFLGAIIASPFLAAVKVIVQELYVKDYLEGNADQNGS; encoded by the coding sequence ATGACAGAACCCGAAGCTTCTTCATCAACTGCAGTGATGCTGAGCAGGACGATCACCACTCTGGTGGTGGTCGTCGTCTTAGCCGCTGCGCTGGTCATCACCTGGGAAATCATCTTAACGTTATTCCTGGCAGTCCTGTTCGCTGTCTTTCTGACCTTTGCCAGTAATAGTCTGAGCCGGGTCTTACCGATCCCTTACCAGGGAAGTCTGGCATTACTCGTGACGACCCTGGTTCTGCTTTCCGCAGGAACCACTGCCTTATTCTTCGTACAGATCGAGCATCAGGTGCAGGAGGCCAGTCAACAGATCGAACGCGGTACAGAGAAAATTCAGAAATGGGCTGAAGAGTACACGACGGTCAAATCCGTGATTCAGTCGACCCCGTATTTATCTCAGTCACTGTTACCTGCATCCGATTCACAAAAGAAGAAACACGATTCCAGTCCATCTGAAGACTCGAAATCTCCTGAGCAGACAGATGACTCCCCCCAAAAGAAATCCGAAAAATCACAGCAGACCGATCTGAATTCACTGGCGCAGCCTGCAAAACAGGCGGCTTCCTTTGTCGGCCAGATGTTCCGTACGACATTTGGACTCGTAGTCAATTCGGTGTTGATTCTGTTTGTCGGTCTCTTTCTGGCGACAGCACCTGCGACCTATCGAGACGGCGTAGTCATTCTGTTTGCTCCAGAGCGTCGCGAGCGGATCCGGCAACTCATGAACCAGCTGGGAGACACGCTCTGGCACTGGCTGATCGGCCGCTTCGGTTCGATGCTGGTGACCGGCCTGGGTGCCTGGCTGGTCCTGCTGCTGATCGGCGTTCCCATGGCGGGTACGCTGGGGTTCCTCACTGGACTGTTGACGTTCATCCCCAATATTGGTGCCGCGATCTCCTTTATTCTGGCAATCCTCGTGGCGCTCCCACAAGGCACCACTACGGCAGCACTCGTGATCCCCGCCTATATCGGACTACAGCTGCTGGAGAGTTACGTGATCACCCCTTTGATTCAAAAGCAGCAGGTCTCGCTCCCCCCTGCACTGTTGATCTCGTTCCAGGCCATTATGGGCGTCCTGTTCGGTTTTCTGGGAGCCATCATCGCCTCTCCCTTCCTGGCAGCAGTCAAAGTCATCGTCCAGGAACTTTACGTGAAAGATTATCTGGAGGGCAACGCCGACCAGAACGGTAGTTAA